A window of Auraticoccus monumenti contains these coding sequences:
- the sigE gene encoding RNA polymerase sigma factor SigE, with product MAAWPTVRTRTRSEDAPARSRSAEPEGWTPPTWEQVVQEHSGRVYRLAYRLTGNPHDAEDLTQDVFVRVFRSLHTFQPGTFEGWLHRITTNLFLDGARRRQKIRFDGLADSSAERLPSNDRAPAEQLADLALDHDVAAALAALSPEFRAAVVLCDIEGLSYEEVSEVLDTKLGTVRSRIHRGRAQLRAALAHRQPDAGRERYLGVEAEGGVSP from the coding sequence ATGGCGGCATGGCCCACGGTCCGGACCCGGACGCGGTCCGAGGACGCCCCGGCCCGCTCCCGCAGCGCGGAGCCCGAGGGCTGGACGCCCCCCACCTGGGAGCAGGTGGTGCAGGAGCACTCCGGTCGGGTCTACCGCCTGGCCTACCGCCTCACCGGCAACCCGCACGACGCGGAGGACCTCACCCAGGACGTCTTCGTCCGGGTCTTCCGCTCGCTGCACACCTTCCAGCCCGGCACCTTCGAGGGCTGGCTGCACCGCATCACCACCAACCTCTTCCTCGACGGGGCCCGTCGCCGGCAGAAGATCCGCTTCGACGGCCTGGCCGACTCCAGCGCCGAGCGGCTGCCCTCCAACGACCGCGCCCCGGCCGAGCAGCTGGCCGACCTGGCGCTGGACCACGACGTGGCCGCCGCCCTGGCCGCCCTCTCCCCGGAGTTCCGCGCCGCGGTGGTGCTGTGCGACATCGAGGGCCTCAGCTACGAGGAGGTGTCGGAGGTGCTGGACACCAAGCTCGGCACCGTCCGCAGCCGGATCCACCGCGGCCGCGCCCAGCTGCGAGCCGCGCTGGCCCACCGCCAGCCCGACGCCGGCCGCGAGCGCTACCTGGGCGTCGAGGCCGAGGGAGGGGTCAGCCCCTGA
- a CDS encoding Sec-independent protein translocase subunit TatB gives MNLNPAEIIALVILGILLFGPDKLPDLARKAARVLNYVRNIANNAQQSIQSELGPGFEDFDIRDPKGFIRKKIADQMDPITADVKGEIADTKATFADTTEDLKSVQEDLRNANADIRGSITGTGDTAATDPGSAALNGSRVLAGAGAPFDVDAT, from the coding sequence ATGAACCTCAACCCAGCGGAGATCATCGCGCTGGTGATCCTGGGCATCCTGCTGTTCGGACCCGACAAGCTGCCCGACCTGGCGCGCAAGGCGGCACGGGTGCTCAACTACGTGCGCAACATCGCCAACAACGCCCAGCAGTCGATCCAGAGCGAGCTCGGGCCGGGGTTCGAGGACTTCGACATCCGCGACCCCAAGGGGTTCATCCGCAAGAAGATCGCCGACCAGATGGACCCGATCACCGCCGACGTCAAGGGCGAGATCGCCGACACCAAGGCGACGTTCGCCGACACCACCGAGGACCTGAAGAGCGTCCAGGAGGACCTGCGGAACGCGAACGCCGACATCCGCGGCTCCATCACCGGCACCGGGGACACCGCGGCCACCGACCCGGGGTCCGCCGCGCTCAACGGGTCGCGGGTGCTGGCCGGGGCCGGGGCCCCGTTCGACGTCGACGCCACCTGA
- a CDS encoding O-methyltransferase, whose translation MTQSSYGPSAPSPELWEWTETFVPESPTADDARRAALRSGGQVVSQGTASLLTLLARTVSAKAVVEIGTGGGVSGLALLSGMAKGGVLTSVDPEAEDQADARRALLAAGITSNRFRLITGRSLDVLPRLSDGVYDLVLVGGDKLEYVEYVAQALRLLRPGGLLVVLDVLWSGRTADAGNEEDETIVIREALEAVTETEDLTHALLPVGDGVLVAVRP comes from the coding sequence GTGACCCAGTCTTCCTACGGCCCCAGCGCACCCAGCCCCGAACTGTGGGAGTGGACCGAGACCTTCGTGCCGGAGTCCCCCACCGCCGACGACGCCCGCCGCGCGGCGCTGCGCTCCGGTGGCCAGGTGGTCAGCCAGGGCACGGCGTCGCTGCTCACCCTGCTGGCCCGGACCGTCTCGGCCAAGGCCGTCGTCGAGATCGGGACCGGCGGGGGCGTCTCCGGGCTGGCCCTGCTGTCCGGGATGGCCAAGGGTGGCGTGCTGACCAGCGTCGACCCCGAGGCCGAGGACCAGGCCGACGCCCGACGCGCCCTGCTGGCCGCCGGCATCACCAGCAACCGGTTCCGGCTGATCACCGGCCGGTCGCTGGACGTCCTCCCCCGGCTCAGCGACGGGGTCTACGACCTGGTCCTGGTCGGCGGGGACAAGCTGGAGTACGTGGAGTACGTCGCCCAGGCGCTGCGGCTGCTCCGTCCCGGTGGGCTGCTGGTGGTGCTGGACGTGCTGTGGTCCGGTCGCACCGCCGACGCCGGCAACGAGGAGGACGAGACCATCGTCATCCGCGAGGCGCTGGAGGCGGTCACCGAGACCGAGGACCTGACCCACGCGCTGCTCCCGGTGGGCGACGGCGTGCTGGTGGCCGTCCGCCCCTGA
- the glgA gene encoding glycogen synthase, with the protein MSVSVLTREYPPSVYGGAGVHVAQLVPQLRRLCQVDVQCTGEPREGATAHREDFPAGANAALRVFGADLSMVAALEQSPPDLVHSHTWYANLAGHLAGLLLDVPHVVSAHSLEPHRPWKAEQLGGGYRLSSWAERTAYQAADAVIAVSAGMRRDVLASYPELDPDKVHVVRNGIDTEEFAPDHGTDVVRGLGMDPDRPSVVFVGRVTRQKGLVHLVRAAEQLHPDVQVVLLAGAPDTPEIAAEFTEAFARLEAARGGGVIWVQDMLPRASVRQVLTHATVFACPSVYEPLGIVNLEAMACETAVVASAVGGIPEVVVDGETGLLVDYDPAWAGDPEAVAAFEADFAARLNELLADPERARRYGVAGRRRCTEEFSWSAIAEQTVDVYRQALARHRG; encoded by the coding sequence CTGTCGGTGTCGGTGCTGACCCGGGAGTACCCGCCGTCGGTCTACGGAGGGGCGGGGGTGCACGTCGCCCAGCTGGTGCCGCAGCTGCGGCGCCTCTGCCAGGTCGACGTGCAGTGCACCGGGGAGCCGCGGGAGGGGGCGACGGCCCACCGCGAGGACTTCCCCGCCGGGGCGAACGCCGCGCTGCGCGTCTTCGGCGCCGACCTGTCGATGGTGGCCGCCCTCGAGCAGTCGCCCCCGGACCTGGTGCACTCCCACACCTGGTACGCCAACCTGGCCGGCCACCTGGCCGGTCTGCTGCTGGACGTGCCGCACGTGGTCAGCGCCCACTCCCTGGAGCCGCACCGGCCGTGGAAGGCCGAGCAGCTCGGTGGGGGCTACCGGCTCTCCTCCTGGGCGGAGCGGACGGCCTACCAGGCCGCGGACGCGGTGATCGCGGTCAGCGCCGGGATGCGTCGCGACGTGCTGGCCTCCTACCCCGAGCTGGACCCCGACAAGGTGCACGTCGTGCGCAACGGCATCGACACCGAGGAGTTCGCCCCCGACCACGGCACCGACGTGGTGCGGGGGCTCGGCATGGACCCCGACCGCCCGTCGGTGGTGTTCGTGGGCCGGGTGACCCGCCAGAAGGGTCTGGTGCACCTGGTCCGGGCGGCCGAGCAGCTGCACCCCGACGTCCAGGTGGTGCTGCTGGCCGGTGCCCCGGACACCCCCGAGATCGCGGCCGAGTTCACCGAGGCCTTCGCCCGGCTCGAGGCGGCCCGCGGCGGCGGGGTGATCTGGGTGCAGGACATGCTGCCCAGGGCCAGCGTCCGGCAGGTGCTCACCCACGCCACCGTCTTCGCCTGCCCCTCGGTCTACGAGCCGCTGGGCATCGTCAACCTGGAGGCGATGGCCTGCGAGACCGCCGTGGTCGCCAGCGCGGTGGGTGGCATCCCCGAGGTGGTGGTGGACGGTGAGACCGGGCTGCTGGTCGACTACGACCCCGCCTGGGCCGGCGACCCCGAGGCGGTGGCCGCCTTCGAGGCCGACTTCGCCGCCCGGCTGAACGAGCTGCTGGCCGACCCGGAGCGGGCCCGCCGGTACGGGGTGGCCGGACGGCGGCGCTGCACCGAGGAGTTCTCCTGGTCCGCGATCGCCGAGCAGACCGTGGACGTCTACCGCCAGGCGCTCGCCCGGCACCGGGGCTGA
- the glgC gene encoding glucose-1-phosphate adenylyltransferase yields the protein MARPKVLSIVLAGGEGKRLMPLTMDRAKPAVPFGGTYRLIDFVLSNLANSNLRQIAVLTQYKSHSLDRHISLTWRMSTMLGNYVTPVPAQQRLGPRWYQGSADAIHQSMNLVNDEGPEYVVVFGADNIYRMDIDQMLQQHIASGLGCTVAAIRVPRSEAHAFGIIDSDAEQRIAQFLEKPADPPGLPDAPEESFASMGNYIFTTSALKEALSEDAANPSSRHDMGGDLIPWFVDRGQAQVYDFRDNMVPGSTEEDRDYWRDVGTIDAFHHAHMDLVSVKPAFNLYNADWPIWTYVPQQPGAKFVLRGNAEESIVSPGCIISGGDVDSSVLSPNVRVDKWANVEHSVVMERARIGRNAVVRNAILDKGAIIDDGAEVGVSHEHDRARGFTVSDGGITVVGKNVRVTV from the coding sequence ATGGCCCGACCAAAGGTGTTGTCGATCGTCCTGGCCGGTGGCGAGGGCAAGCGGCTGATGCCGCTGACCATGGACCGGGCCAAGCCCGCGGTCCCGTTCGGGGGCACGTACCGTCTGATCGACTTCGTGCTGTCCAACCTGGCCAACTCCAACCTCCGCCAGATCGCGGTGCTGACGCAGTACAAGTCGCACTCCCTGGACCGCCACATCTCGCTGACCTGGCGGATGTCGACGATGCTCGGCAACTACGTCACCCCGGTGCCGGCCCAGCAGCGCCTCGGCCCCCGCTGGTACCAGGGCAGCGCCGACGCCATCCACCAGTCGATGAACCTGGTCAACGACGAGGGCCCTGAGTACGTGGTGGTCTTCGGCGCGGACAACATCTACCGGATGGACATCGACCAGATGCTCCAGCAGCACATCGCCTCCGGGCTGGGCTGCACCGTGGCCGCGATCCGGGTGCCGCGCAGCGAGGCGCACGCCTTCGGGATCATCGACTCCGACGCCGAGCAGCGGATCGCGCAGTTCCTGGAGAAGCCGGCCGACCCGCCCGGGCTGCCCGACGCGCCGGAGGAGTCCTTCGCCTCGATGGGCAACTACATCTTCACCACCTCCGCGCTCAAGGAGGCCCTGAGCGAGGACGCCGCGAACCCCTCCTCCCGCCACGACATGGGCGGGGACCTGATCCCCTGGTTCGTGGACCGCGGGCAGGCCCAGGTCTACGACTTCCGCGACAACATGGTCCCCGGCAGCACCGAGGAGGACCGCGACTACTGGCGCGACGTGGGGACCATCGACGCCTTCCACCACGCCCACATGGACCTGGTGTCGGTGAAGCCGGCGTTCAACCTCTACAACGCGGACTGGCCGATCTGGACCTACGTGCCGCAGCAGCCGGGTGCGAAGTTCGTGCTGCGCGGCAACGCCGAGGAGTCCATCGTCAGCCCGGGCTGCATCATCTCCGGCGGCGACGTCGACTCCTCGGTGCTGTCGCCCAACGTCCGGGTGGACAAGTGGGCCAACGTGGAGCACTCGGTGGTGATGGAGCGGGCCCGGATCGGGCGCAACGCGGTGGTCCGCAACGCCATCCTGGACAAGGGCGCCATCATCGACGACGGGGCCGAGGTCGGGGTCAGCCACGAGCACGACCGGGCCCGCGGGTTCACCGTCTCCGACGGCGGCATCACGGTGGTCGGCAAGAACGTCCGGGTCACCGTCTGA
- a CDS encoding SDR family NAD(P)-dependent oxidoreductase: protein MDAPLALVAGGSRGLGLLISRELLRRGHRVALCARTRTQVDAAVELLSVHGRVTGHVVDVGDRTQVQELVSELERDHGPVEVLFSVAGVIQVGPAEAMTLDHFDEAVQTMLMGPVNLTWAVLPGMRSRRRGRIGTIGSIGGVVAPPHLLPYAAAKFGAVGFSEGLSSELSGTGVTATTVIPGLMRTGSHEMARMTGDQGAEYAWFAPAASLPLLSMDAERAARAIVDATLAGRSRITLTVLAKIATRVHGLVPGTTSRAMGIVSRLLPGAPDEDTGTVLGHEAEEKLGSRTVRALTVLGSSAARRFNVRTGR from the coding sequence ATGGATGCTCCCCTTGCCCTGGTCGCCGGCGGTTCCCGCGGGCTCGGACTGCTGATCTCCCGCGAGCTGCTGCGTCGCGGGCACCGGGTCGCGCTGTGCGCCCGCACCCGCACCCAGGTCGACGCCGCCGTCGAGCTGCTCTCCGTGCACGGCCGGGTGACCGGGCACGTCGTCGACGTCGGCGACCGGACCCAGGTGCAGGAGCTGGTCAGCGAGCTCGAGCGCGACCACGGACCGGTCGAGGTGCTGTTCTCCGTGGCCGGGGTGATCCAGGTCGGCCCGGCCGAGGCGATGACGCTGGACCACTTCGACGAGGCCGTGCAGACCATGCTGATGGGCCCGGTGAACCTCACCTGGGCGGTGCTGCCGGGCATGCGCAGCCGCCGCCGGGGCCGGATCGGGACCATCGGCTCCATCGGCGGCGTGGTCGCCCCGCCGCACCTGCTCCCCTACGCCGCGGCCAAGTTCGGCGCCGTCGGGTTCTCCGAGGGGCTGAGCTCGGAGCTGTCCGGCACCGGCGTCACCGCCACCACCGTGATCCCCGGGCTGATGCGCACCGGCTCCCACGAGATGGCACGGATGACCGGCGACCAGGGTGCGGAGTACGCCTGGTTCGCCCCCGCGGCGTCCCTGCCGCTGCTGTCGATGGACGCCGAGCGCGCCGCCCGGGCCATCGTCGACGCGACCCTGGCCGGACGCTCGCGGATCACGCTCACGGTGCTGGCCAAGATCGCGACCCGGGTGCACGGGCTGGTCCCGGGCACCACCAGCCGGGCGATGGGGATCGTGTCCCGGCTCTTGCCGGGCGCCCCTGACGAGGACACCGGCACGGTCCTGGGACACGAGGCCGAGGAGAAGCTGGGCTCGCGCACCGTCCGGGCGCTGACCGTGCTGGGCTCCAGCGCGGCTCGTCGCTTCAACGTCCGCACCGGGCGGTGA
- a CDS encoding DUF3117 domain-containing protein: protein MAAMKPRTGDGPMEVTKEGRGIVMRVPLEGGGRLVVELNADEAAELAGALQAVIS, encoded by the coding sequence ATGGCTGCAATGAAGCCCCGTACGGGTGACGGTCCCATGGAGGTCACCAAGGAGGGCCGCGGAATCGTGATGCGGGTTCCTCTCGAGGGCGGCGGCCGCCTGGTCGTGGAGCTCAACGCCGATGAGGCAGCGGAGCTGGCCGGGGCCCTCCAGGCCGTCATCAGCTGA
- the dapA gene encoding 4-hydroxy-tetrahydrodipicolinate synthase, with the protein MSAPAPGQPVFGRLLTAMVTPFAEDGSLDLDATRALARYLVDELANDGLVVNGTTGESPTTTDAEKQQVLRAVVEEVGDRAVVVAGVGTYDPEHTVHLAEQATDAGADGLLVVTPFYSRPTQQGLLAHFTSVADRTRLPIMLYDIPHRAGTAIETDTLIRLAEHERIVAVKDAKSDPVASSQVMAATDLAWYAGDDAITLPLLAVGAVGVVGTSTHFTGVGMKELIEAQVRGDAAAALAAHRRLLPVMTGVFATQGCSMVKAALALQGHRVGPVRLPMVPPTSEQLDRFADQLRGAGLL; encoded by the coding sequence GTGAGCGCCCCCGCGCCCGGCCAGCCGGTCTTCGGCCGGCTGCTCACCGCGATGGTGACGCCCTTCGCCGAGGACGGCTCGCTGGACCTCGACGCCACCCGCGCCCTGGCCCGGTACCTGGTCGACGAGCTGGCCAACGACGGGCTGGTGGTCAACGGCACCACCGGTGAGTCCCCGACCACCACCGACGCGGAGAAGCAGCAGGTGCTGCGCGCCGTCGTGGAGGAGGTGGGCGACCGCGCGGTGGTGGTCGCCGGGGTGGGGACCTACGACCCCGAGCACACCGTGCACCTGGCCGAGCAGGCCACCGACGCCGGCGCCGACGGGCTGCTGGTGGTGACCCCCTTCTACTCCCGGCCCACCCAGCAGGGGCTGCTGGCCCACTTCACCTCGGTGGCCGACCGGACCCGGCTGCCGATCATGCTCTACGACATCCCGCACCGGGCCGGCACCGCCATCGAGACCGACACCCTGATCAGGCTGGCCGAGCACGAGCGCATCGTCGCGGTGAAGGACGCCAAGAGCGACCCGGTGGCCAGCTCGCAGGTGATGGCGGCCACCGACCTCGCCTGGTACGCCGGCGACGACGCCATCACGCTGCCGCTGCTGGCCGTCGGCGCCGTCGGCGTGGTCGGCACCTCGACCCACTTCACCGGCGTCGGGATGAAGGAGCTGATCGAGGCCCAGGTCCGCGGCGACGCCGCCGCGGCGCTGGCTGCTCACCGGCGGCTGCTGCCGGTGATGACCGGGGTGTTCGCCACCCAGGGCTGCTCCATGGTGAAGGCGGCGCTCGCGCTGCAGGGCCACCGGGTCGGTCCGGTGCGGCTGCCCATGGTGCCGCCCACGAGCGAGCAGCTGGACCGCTTCGCCGACCAGCTCCGGGGCGCCGGGCTGCTCTGA
- a CDS encoding biotin/lipoyl-binding carrier protein, whose product MSHTVSAELVASVLKVGVTVGQQVTAEDEVVLLESMKMEIPVLAEVAGTVSEVVARTGDVVRDGDPLVVISPERS is encoded by the coding sequence ATGAGTCACACCGTGTCCGCCGAGCTCGTCGCCTCCGTCCTCAAGGTGGGCGTGACGGTCGGCCAGCAGGTGACGGCCGAGGACGAGGTCGTGCTGCTGGAGTCGATGAAGATGGAGATCCCCGTGCTGGCCGAGGTGGCGGGCACGGTGAGCGAGGTCGTGGCCCGCACCGGTGACGTGGTCCGCGACGGCGACCCGCTGGTCGTGATCAGCCCGGAGCGGTCGTGA
- a CDS encoding zf-HC2 domain-containing protein, with translation MRPAALSALVDGALEHAERERLLTHLAGCPACRREADELRRVRDLLGSSGLARPVQPPTQLSRRLVDIAGEDAASPLWTRPFDPPRHGGSALPMRHRVLRQRVGTASVLAAVLLMTFATVGWSAAPAASTPVTDPGPRSQSSFGAALTQVPLATEGMAALLLSGSAGLERLREDGRPASEAGDLRRDQPITADEALVVLQNSAMAGAVLPRSGRQDVQVQVGGDVVRASVDVAVQPGQSTQVTVWSAAGEQVGAGSLAVQDAPAPVELLGTRHTLSGFLRAGTVAGREASVVEAREGVDVVARWWVDAETGLLLRTERYDDGSGRATAVSGFTSVDIGSDTFSVALAPRLATFGGGVVSLSEAPRLSAQGWSCEDELGGLPLVQLRTSADGSLLSAYSDGVRTVAVVQQHGTLADQPAGFEWDESLAAWRRTDSLPAQLVWQSGERVITVTTDSPDGTVWDAVAELPHDEPEHRTGVERVLEGWQRIGSLVLQR, from the coding sequence GTGAGACCCGCCGCGCTGTCCGCCCTGGTGGACGGCGCGCTGGAGCACGCCGAGAGGGAGCGGCTGCTGACCCACCTCGCCGGCTGCCCCGCGTGCCGCCGGGAGGCCGACGAGCTCCGCCGCGTCCGGGACCTGCTCGGCTCCAGCGGCCTGGCCCGCCCGGTGCAGCCGCCCACCCAGCTGTCCCGCCGGCTGGTCGACATCGCCGGTGAGGACGCCGCGTCCCCGTTGTGGACCCGTCCCTTCGACCCCCCGCGCCACGGCGGGTCGGCGCTGCCGATGCGGCACCGGGTGCTGCGCCAGCGGGTCGGTACGGCCAGCGTGCTGGCCGCGGTGCTGCTGATGACCTTCGCCACCGTGGGCTGGAGCGCCGCGCCCGCCGCGAGCACGCCCGTCACCGATCCCGGACCGCGCTCCCAGAGCTCCTTCGGCGCCGCCCTGACGCAGGTGCCGCTGGCCACCGAGGGCATGGCGGCCCTGCTGCTGTCGGGCTCGGCCGGCCTGGAGCGGCTCCGTGAGGACGGCCGACCGGCGTCCGAGGCCGGGGACCTGCGCCGCGACCAGCCGATCACCGCCGACGAGGCCCTGGTGGTGCTGCAGAACAGCGCGATGGCCGGTGCGGTGCTGCCGCGCTCGGGCCGTCAGGACGTCCAGGTGCAGGTCGGCGGAGACGTCGTCCGGGCCTCGGTCGACGTCGCGGTGCAGCCCGGCCAGAGCACCCAGGTCACCGTCTGGTCCGCGGCGGGGGAGCAGGTGGGCGCCGGGTCGCTGGCCGTCCAGGACGCCCCGGCACCGGTGGAGCTGCTGGGCACCCGGCACACGCTGAGCGGGTTCCTGCGCGCCGGCACGGTCGCCGGGCGGGAGGCGTCGGTGGTCGAGGCCCGCGAGGGCGTGGACGTGGTGGCCCGCTGGTGGGTCGACGCCGAGACGGGGCTGCTGCTGCGCACCGAGCGCTACGACGACGGCAGCGGCCGCGCCACCGCGGTGTCGGGCTTCACCAGCGTCGACATCGGCAGCGACACCTTCTCCGTCGCGCTGGCGCCGCGGCTGGCCACCTTCGGCGGCGGCGTGGTCTCCCTGTCCGAGGCACCGAGGCTGTCCGCGCAGGGGTGGTCCTGCGAGGACGAGCTGGGCGGTCTGCCGCTGGTGCAGCTGCGCACCTCCGCGGACGGCTCGCTGCTGAGCGCCTACAGCGACGGCGTGCGGACCGTGGCCGTCGTCCAGCAGCACGGCACGCTGGCGGACCAGCCCGCCGGCTTCGAGTGGGACGAGTCGCTGGCCGCCTGGCGCCGCACCGACAGCCTCCCGGCCCAGCTGGTGTGGCAGAGCGGGGAGCGCGTCATCACCGTGACCACCGACTCCCCGGACGGCACCGTGTGGGACGCCGTCGCGGAGCTCCCGCACGACGAGCCCGAGCACCGCACCGGCGTGGAGCGGGTGCTCGAGGGCTGGCAGCGCATCGGCTCCCTGGTGCTGCAGCGGTGA
- a CDS encoding S1C family serine protease, whose product MSDRPPGSGPGEPTHEPHGLEMFFGPRRDDPDQTDTVEMARLRPRPDPGALPPPGPVPGWGPREVSGPGAHGRPDGWAAPTGAPLGPVPPTGPTGRGPLPPPRPSWAPPAGAAPATATTLPPARPTGTRRRGVIGVAALTALVVGGAAGLGGAVVGSQLAAGPVAPSAAPSASTQPTVAAPAPVPSGGRSTQPAVGVAAAVLPSTVTIESGSSTGSGFVLGDDGTIMTNNHVVASAAEDGSGEVKVVFDDGTRAQATIVGRSPGYDLAVIQVQDEAPLTPVRIGSSEGVAIGQSAVAVGSPLGLGGTVTEGIISALDRPVVVGGGADAQGASAYINAIQTDAPINPGNSGGPLVDGEGRVIGINSAILSLGAQGGDAQGGNIGVGFAIPIDQAMEIGRLLIEDGEATYPVIGAQVRTQPDDSGVLLDEITPGGAAERAGLRRGDVVASIDGERVWETVELIVSIRTHRPGETVTLGVLRDGRTREVAVELEGEVG is encoded by the coding sequence GTGAGCGACCGACCACCCGGCTCCGGGCCGGGCGAGCCGACGCACGAGCCGCACGGGCTGGAGATGTTCTTCGGGCCCCGCCGGGACGACCCCGACCAGACCGACACCGTCGAGATGGCCCGCCTCCGGCCGCGTCCGGACCCGGGAGCCCTGCCACCTCCGGGCCCGGTCCCCGGGTGGGGTCCGCGTGAGGTGTCCGGGCCGGGGGCGCACGGGCGTCCCGACGGCTGGGCCGCCCCCACCGGCGCCCCGCTGGGGCCTGTCCCGCCGACGGGACCGACCGGTCGTGGTCCGCTGCCCCCTCCGCGACCCTCCTGGGCACCCCCGGCCGGCGCCGCACCGGCGACGGCCACCACGCTGCCGCCGGCGCGCCCGACGGGGACCCGGCGCCGCGGGGTGATCGGCGTGGCCGCGCTGACCGCGCTGGTGGTCGGGGGCGCCGCCGGGCTGGGCGGTGCCGTGGTCGGGTCCCAGCTCGCCGCCGGACCGGTGGCGCCCTCGGCGGCGCCGAGCGCGTCCACCCAGCCGACGGTTGCGGCACCGGCTCCGGTCCCGTCGGGCGGTCGGAGCACGCAGCCGGCGGTCGGGGTCGCCGCCGCCGTGCTGCCCAGCACCGTGACCATCGAGTCCGGCAGCTCCACCGGCTCCGGGTTCGTGCTGGGCGACGACGGCACCATCATGACCAACAACCACGTGGTGGCCTCGGCGGCCGAGGACGGTTCCGGGGAGGTCAAGGTGGTCTTCGACGACGGCACCCGGGCCCAGGCCACGATCGTCGGGCGCAGCCCCGGCTACGACCTGGCGGTCATCCAGGTGCAGGACGAGGCGCCGCTGACGCCGGTCCGGATCGGCAGCTCCGAGGGCGTGGCCATCGGCCAGTCCGCGGTGGCCGTCGGCTCCCCGCTGGGTCTCGGCGGCACCGTCACCGAGGGCATCATCTCGGCGCTGGACCGCCCGGTGGTGGTCGGTGGCGGCGCGGACGCCCAGGGTGCCTCGGCCTACATCAACGCCATCCAGACCGACGCCCCGATCAACCCGGGCAACTCCGGCGGCCCGCTGGTCGACGGCGAGGGCCGTGTGATCGGCATCAACTCCGCGATCCTGAGCCTCGGCGCACAGGGCGGTGACGCCCAGGGCGGCAACATCGGGGTCGGTTTCGCCATCCCGATCGACCAGGCGATGGAGATCGGCCGGCTGCTGATCGAGGACGGCGAGGCCACCTACCCGGTGATCGGCGCGCAGGTCCGCACCCAGCCCGACGACTCCGGGGTGCTGCTGGACGAGATCACCCCCGGCGGGGCGGCCGAGCGGGCCGGCCTCCGGCGCGGGGACGTGGTGGCCAGCATCGACGGGGAGCGGGTGTGGGAGACCGTGGAGCTGATCGTGTCGATCCGCACCCACCGACCCGGCGAGACGGTCACGCTCGGGGTCCTCCGCGACGGCCGCACGCGCGAGGTCGCGGTCGAGCTGGAGGGGGAGGTCGGATGA